A region of the Macadamia integrifolia cultivar HAES 741 unplaced genomic scaffold, SCU_Mint_v3 scaffold2784, whole genome shotgun sequence genome:
ATATTGGTTCTACAATATTTCCTCAATTTTTTAACAtttcttttaggcttctttattttctaatttcaatatcggatctatgtagccaaccccatttagttgggataaggtggtggttgttgttgtatttGATTACAATCTCTTCATTTGATCGACAAGTCTTCACTATTTCCAGCTTCCCGGATTCAATGCAGCGATTCAAGATCTATTCTGAAATCTCTGCTGCGATTGTATAGGAGATATgaccttccatttttttcctttcatcagagagtttgggaaaaaaaaagaggaagtggAACTAAGAGAGAGGTGGCTGCAGAAAAGACGGTTTGTTATTTAGGGGTTGGATTTGCGAGTAAtgaaaataagtttttttttttttttttgttgaaaaaataAGAGGTTTTGGGGACGAAGTTACCCTCATTcatcacacacaaaaaaaaaaaaaagaaggaagaagaagaagaagaagttaccCTCATGTATGCTGTTTTTTTCTCACATGAAAATTGGTTTTGTCTCGTGAGTCACATAGAACGGTGAGGATTTATTTGTTACATGGAGATTTACCTTTATTTTATtccgattttttttctttttggtgagaTAATTTGGAGACAATGTCTAGAAGATGAGAAATAAGAGGTCTCGAACTCAAAATCTTCTGAAAACTAGGTTTTACTACACTAGCTTGGAGACAATTGCATAGTGGTTGTCTCCctaaagttatttaatatataataaaaattattttaaaaataataaaagaataatttatcattttttattattataagttACACATTTTTTCACTagacatgtgaaatgacatgatTTGCCTTCATTAAGAAAAATTTGTGATAGATACAAAAAGAAAGAGCTAGTGTAGGTCGGGATGTCCACTATCACTGCCTTGTAATTTGTAATGGGATTGatatttttgtaaaaagaaaaaagaagaaaaaaaataaaaaagtgaaatTGAGAATCTTGTAAGTGCAAGGAATGGTATaacttgattaaaaaataaaatataaaatattaaaaaaaaaaaaatgagaatcttCTGGATACAGCATCTGAGGTTACGGGTTGGTGCGAGGTGGACTGCTAGCTCCACGCTCCTTAGAGCATGGGCCACGCTCAAACAGGCGCGTATGACACTAACAGCCAAGTTCCTTGCTCTTGTTAACTTGGCATTGGTTTTTGTTTGAAAGATTTGGgtaatggtttttatttttgaagaTGTTTAGTTTGATTGGCGCACCTTATTATATTACAATAGTCAAAAAATTACCGAAATTTTGTAAATGGTGGAAATGATTtcgattttaaaattgaaattgcatTCACTCTTATCTTAAATGAACAAACATTAATTGATAAGAGAAAATAACaatttcatgtaaaaataaaataccgcTCTTCTTCTCTTGATGGTTTCACCACTACCATCGCCCTCTAATTAGCCCACACCATTGGCTTCCACTCTTAAAGAAATACAGAGTATCTATTATCAGAAATTGAACTATCAAATAGATTTCTTGTTTTTGAAATGTTTTAGATTGATGTAATCaaataatttcaatttcttgattGTTTCATgaaaatcaatccaaaattgaaatataaatgATACCAATTCAGGCCGCAATGAGCTAGGTAGTAGCAgcccatccgtgggttgctcagatggttaaagcgaattggggattgtgcgGATAGGGGCATAGTCTTAGTTTCGATTCTCTATCTGTGCATTCAGAATTTAAGTCGAGACCGTGATGGTGGATTGCTGTACTAATCTCCCTGAGGATTAGTTGAGGTGTGTGTAAGCTGGcccgaacaccttggttaacaaaaaaaaaaaagagctagaTAGTAGCACTTCTCATTGGTGCCAAGTGAGTATGCCAACAAATAGCGACAAATGTAGATATTAAGGGTGAGAAAAGTTGGCTCGCATCGATAGATCCAATTGGAATCGATTGATTAAAGTTAGAAATGAAATCAATCAGTTTACAACAACCTAGCGTGGGACTTGGGCAATTAATATTTGATCAGAATCAGCGCTTGGTAATAGCCAACGGGCACTAGATCAAGACCAGTAGTCGACCATTTATAGTCCAATTAGTCCATTTATGATCCGATTAGCCCAATTACCTGTTTACAAACCCAATTACCAGATAAATATGTCCATGCTTCGCCTATGAGGCTCTAttaaacaaatgatgcaatttCGATGTGGGGTCTTATATTAGTAGGGATTGATTAGAACCGATTGAAATCCGCTGAAACCGACTAATTGACAACCCTAGAGGTAATGATGAGGTTTTCAATTGATATGTACGTGGTGGTTCCGacaggaaaaaaatcgtccgcAATTCccatctcgtacaattccgtgaaataccaccttcagggggtgacacatgtattgataccaatgcaatggtccagatctgatttaaatgaatttttagatttaaggttttattagttgtaccagatctagaccattgcactggtatcaatacacatgtcaccccctgaatgtggtattttacgaaattgtacgaaatcggaattgtagacgatttcaacccggtTCCGATAAGGAACATTGCTGGCCCTGGGAGGAACCTCTATGCATATCTACATACtctacatcattttttttttctttttgaatacTAGATCTACATCAATACACCACACAAAGGTGGCTAAGCACATGGATTTGGCTTCTCTACAACGTGCATTGGACGGTTGGGAGGACCTAGATTCGCACCCTAGGTCCTCCTAGCCATCTGATGCACATTGTGCAGGTTGGAGTGGATCCTGATGCAAGCACCACCATTGATGGTACATATGGATTTTAAAATAGAATTCCAGTtggtgaaatcatttgatttgacTCTGAATCGACTGGGCCGATTCAAATTAATGCCGACTATGTACACATCGATGGAATGGTAATTGGATTTGAACCGGTGAATATGAAACTAGTGTTGTGTAAGGGTATCAATTGGGACGGTTCCTATATTCGGGGTAGGTCTATACTGGTACCTGTACCAAAGGTGCCAATCCCAGTACCATTCCAGTTAGTTAACAGGACCAAACCTAGGTCCTGATCCTAATTATTAATGGGACAGGACAATATTGATTTTTAAATGGTCCTACCTACTGTAGAAAAGGGTGAGGAACTTTAATGGTTCTCAACGAGATGATTCCATTGTCAGGGTTGCTGATTTTTCATTATCATGAGAGCTAAGGTGACTCTTaactttataaaataaattaaaatacctACAAAATCAGGAAAATTTTCATAGTTTTACTTCTTCAAACTCTCTAAGATCATATGTGAGATTTTCAAAATAACAATTAAGAATTAATGATAGTCAAATTAACAAACCCCGATATAGCTTTAGTGCTATCACCAAacaagttatatatatatatatatatataacaatagaACTAAAAGTCCATTAGCAGAAATCTCCATAACAAAAAATAtcatccaaaaatatcaaattataGCCATAAACTTTGAACACAATGATACATAAAATTATATCATTTCAAAAAAGTATGGGCAGTTCCAATTCCATCCAATCTGTACTTGTATTTCCATATTGATACCCTTGGGAATCTCATCCCAAAATTGTCTTATCCCGTTTATTATTTGATATCAAAATCAGATTCTAATAGTGTTAATACAATAATTCCATACCAAGTTTTAGCTGGACAACTCATGATTCTGGTCCTAAATTGACACCCTGAGTGCCATGGTAACCCATGAGTCCTAACTTCTGTTACACTTTGGATTTGCAATTCTTATAAGCGGTCAACAAAGGAGCCATTGGGTCCAACCTCCAAGCACGGTTCTAGGTTGGAATTGGTATTGGGAATTTCAAATCTAATGATACTGATCTAGATTGCCCTGAATCAGATCGGGTCAGATGGATTTACtttacctcaaaaaaaaaaaaaaatgaggatccACCGACATAGAATCGCCCTCGAATCAATAAAGCCCTCTCCCCATTCCACCGGAATTCGGGCAATTCAATTTCAATGCCTCAAACCATGACTCTATAGATGGATGTAAATCAACTCaataaggttttaaaatttggaattATTCTCAAGACTCTCAACCGATGGGGATTGGATgaatttatctcttttttttttctttaaataattgatttttttttaaccattttatttAGAGGTGAGGTGTTgtggaaaaccaaatgggttgAAGGGATACTGttaagatcctctccaacagcTGAGCTGTTCATAGAGACACCCAATAATTTGAAGGATATGATCATGTGTTGGAGTAGCACGTGCTCAAATCCTCTTATTTGCCGAAGAGGATTAGATCCGAGACAATACCCTTTTATCGTTTCCCTATGCCCGTTGCAAGACGCTGACATCCATCATAGATTAGGTAATTAGGATCCCCAGTGGCAAGGTGGGTACGGACTCCATCTATCATTCGGTCATTCCTGTCGATGGGTGAAAGATATTTGGAATCACAGACAATGAACGAGCATATTTATCAAAGATATAAAAATTCACTAGCCTCAAGAGTCAAGACCCGGCTCTTCTCTTGAGCGGTGACCGTCAAGTCAATTTATAACTACTTTCGTGATTGATACATGTTCAAACGGTGCTTCTACTTAAATTATCGTTTGAATACGTATTGTCTAAATAGTTATGGACTATTCGGGACGGCAGCTCCCATGAGGCCCTTGGCGGATCTAAATCAATATAGAAACCCGTTACTGGCGTCACCTGTATTGCATGTTCAACACGTGTTAGATAACGTGGCACGTAATACGTGGGTCGAGCTCCACGATCTCTCGTGTGTTCAAAACCCATTcaagtctctctctctgcctTGCACCGTTAACAACTAAACGCAAAGCACCATGGATAAATCCAAAAGGTCAGGCAGAGCCCTGATGGTTTCACTATTTATCATCTCTCAGTTGTTGATCATATCCACAATTGGAGTTGGAGAAGCTGATCATGGTCCAAACGCTGTGGAAAGAGGCATCAACTTTAAAACCTCTTTCGAAAAACTTACATCTTTGATCAAACTTGCTTGGCATCATTTCAAAATCCCTGATTCAGAGTcggtttcctctctctctctctctctctctctctctctctctctctctcatatatgaTTGACGTATGGGATTTGGGttattttgatttagtttttgtAATGGTTGTAGGAGAATTAAGGAAGGAGGGGCCAATGCTAAAGCCGCAGGACATGCAGCGCATGAGCCTGGAGAGAAGGTCAAGAGAACCATACCCCATCATGATGGACAAGAGAACGAGCTCTGATTATATCTACGAACTAGCTACTTAATGAGGCTTTGTAACTATAATTAACGTCTGTAAGACTTCTCCTGTTGGATTGTTTGTTTATTCCATCTTTATTTCATTCATCATTTGTTTACgttgttgctctctctctctctctctctctctctgggttcGGTGTCGGCTGGGAGGAAGGTACATTCAGATCTGGCCTTGCCCGGCCTCTGGCCACTCTAGGTTTGTGGACAATTAGAGCTAAGTGTTGGTTATTCTGGTTATCTTGAAAATGGTAGATTTCTAGATAACCGCAGATCACATAACATtgcctagtttttttttttttttttttttttgcgtgaTCTGGGTAATCTTATTATTGAATCTTAAGAAAGGGAAGACCTGATTGCAAGTTTATCACTCATTTAGGTTTTATAGATAATGGGGAGAAAAAGCTATCTTTAGCTATGCAATTCAAAAGTATCCCAAGAACCTCCACACACATGAGAATGAGGAGAGTTTATCTCCAAAGGGATTGCACCCTTAAGATTTAAGACTATATATACGCTCTCAATTCTATTCCTCCCAAATCAATGTGAGGCTAAATACTTGAGTTTTTCATTACAAGACTTTGACTTTTGCTAAGAGCttttaaattttcattcaaaCTTCCTTCTAAAACTtttgagttcaaaattcaaaattcaaaagttaAAGGTAAAACTAGGGCATAtgttataatttttaaatttattattatataagttatataattatataaatacAATACAAGTACACGCTACtgggtagtttttttttttttatatagataatatattaaattaaatgGTAAGAGAATGCTACCTCTTCACGGAGGTACACGCCAACAGGCGCAACTAATGCGAGGGCGTGTGAGAGCATCTTCATTGTTGTCTTTGTACACCCATTGTGTTTAGGTATTGGTACACGTTAGaggataatatatttttt
Encoded here:
- the LOC122067252 gene encoding uncharacterized protein LOC122067252: MDKSKRSGRALMVSLFIISQLLIISTIGVGEADHGPNAVERGINFKTSFEKLTSLIKLAWHHFKIPDSERIKEGGANAKAAGHAAHEPGEKVKRTIPHHDGQENEL